The Blastocatellia bacterium genome window below encodes:
- a CDS encoding NAD-dependent deacylase, producing MVLSEVTDELRMMFDGARRVAVLTGAGISAESGVPTFRGGGGAEIWTWRGRPVTELSSAELMRTDPKLVWEWFDYRRGLLTEVRPNAGHYALAEWERRFEEFTLITQNIDDLHRAAGSLNLLEVHGNIWRARCLRCASTFEARETPLEDVPLCLVCGSAARPDVVLFGELLPEGIFERAEEAARRADLFFVIGTSAVVYPAAGLPVAAKQAGARVIEVNPEMTDISFLADYTLLGKAGEILPRFLKERG from the coding sequence ACAGACGAGCTGCGGATGATGTTCGACGGGGCGCGCAGGGTCGCCGTGCTGACGGGCGCGGGCATCTCTGCCGAGAGCGGCGTGCCGACGTTTCGCGGTGGCGGCGGGGCGGAAATCTGGACGTGGCGCGGGCGGCCCGTCACCGAATTATCTTCCGCCGAATTGATGCGCACCGACCCGAAGCTCGTCTGGGAGTGGTTCGATTACCGGCGCGGCTTGCTCACCGAAGTTCGACCGAACGCCGGCCACTACGCGCTGGCCGAATGGGAGCGGCGCTTTGAGGAGTTCACGCTGATTACCCAAAACATTGACGACCTGCACCGCGCTGCCGGCAGCCTCAACCTGCTCGAAGTCCACGGCAATATCTGGCGGGCGCGTTGCCTGCGTTGCGCTTCGACCTTTGAAGCCCGCGAGACGCCGCTCGAAGACGTGCCACTCTGCCTGGTCTGCGGCTCCGCGGCGCGGCCCGACGTGGTGCTGTTCGGTGAGCTGCTCCCCGAAGGCATCTTCGAGCGCGCCGAAGAAGCCGCCCGCCGCGCCGACCTCTTCTTTGTCATCGGCACATCGGCGGTGGTCTACCCGGCGGCGGGGTTGCCGGTTGCCGCCAAGCAGGCGGGCGCGCGGGTGATTGAAGTCAACCCGGAGATGACCGACATCTCTTTTCTCGCCGATTACACGCTGCTCGGC